In Bosea sp. PAMC 26642, the DNA window GTTCCCCTACGGCTACCTTGTTACGACTTCACCCCAGTCGCTGAGCCTACCGTGGTCGCCTGCCTCCTTGCGGTTAGCGCGACGCCTTCGGGTAAACCCAACTCCCATGGTGTGACGGGCGGTGTGTACAAGGCCCGGGAACGTATTCACCGTGGCATGCTGATCCACGATTACTAGCGATTCCACCTTCATGCACTCGAGTTGCAGAGTGCAATCTGAACTGAGACGGCTTTTTGGGATTAGCACCGGATCGCTCCTTCGCTGCCCATTGTCACCGCCATTGTAGCACGTGTGTAGCCCAGCCTGTAAGGGCCATGAGGACTTGACGTCATCCCCACCTTCCTCGCGGCTTATCACCGGCAGTCCCCCTAGAGTTCCCAACTTAATGATGGCAACTAGGGGCGAGGGTTGCGCTCGTTGCGGGACTTAACCCAACATCTCACGACACGAGCTGACGACAGCCATGCAGCACCTGTGTTCCGGCCAGCCGAACTGAAGAGGTACATCTCTGTTCCTCAAACCGGACATGTCAAAAGCTGGTAAGGTTCTGCGCGTTGCTTCGAATTAAACCACATGCTCCACCGCTTGTGCGGGCCCCCGTCAATTCCTTTGAGTTTTAATCTTGCGACCGTACTCCCCAGGCGGAATGCTTAAAGCGTTAGCTGCGCCACTGAGGTGCATGCACCCCAACGGCTGGCATTCATCGTTTACGGCGTGGACTACCAGGGTATCTAATCCTGTTTGCTCCCCACGCTTTCGCGCCTCAGCGTCAGTATCGGACCAGTTGGCCGCCTTCGCCACTGGTGTTCTTGCGAATATCTACGAATTTCACCTCTACACTCGCAGTTCCACCAACCTCTTCCGAACTCAAGACTCTCAGTATCGAAGGCAATTCCAGGGTTGAGCCCTGGGCTTTCACCCCCGACTTAAGAGTCCGCCTACGCGCCCTTTACGCCCAGTGATTCCGAGCAACGCTAGCCCCCTTCGTATTACCGCGGCTGCTGGCACGAAGTTAGCCGGGGCTTATTCTTCCGGTACAGTCATTATCTTCCCGGACAAAAGTGCTTTACAACCCTAAGGCCTTCATCACACACGCGGCATGGCTGGATCAGGCTTTCGCCCATTGTCCAATATTCCCCACTGCTGCCTCCCGTAGGAGTTTGGGCCGTGTCTCAGTCCCAATGTGGCTGATCATCCTCTCAGACCAGCTACTGATCGTCGCCTTGGTGAGCCATTACCTCACCAACTAGCTAATCAGACGCGGGCCGATCTATCGGCGATAAATCTTTCCCCCGAAGGGCTTATCCGGTATTAGTCCAAGTTTCCCTGAATTATTCCGAACCGAAAGGTACGTTCCCACGTGTTACTCACCCGTCTGCCACTAGTATCCGAAGATACCCGTTCGACTTGCATGTGTTAAGCCTGCCGCCAGCGTTCGCTCTGAGCCAGGATCAAACTCTCAGATTGTATCTTGAGTTTGTTCCGGCATCGCTGCGTATTGACGGAGTCATTGCTTGATTACCGAAGTAATCAGCGATGGCTCTTGTAAAACGCAGCACACCGAAGTCTCGTATGACTTGCCCGTAGGCAAGTCCGCAAGAACTCCGCCGTCCACGTTTCTCTTTCTGTCTTCAGTTTTCAAACAGCGTGGCCTCGACCAGAGACAGGAATTTGAGCCGATTATCTCGGCTACAAGGCCTGGCGTTTCTGATGAAGCGCGGTGGAGAGGGCGGCGCCAGCGGCGTCGCCGTCTCGATGTGCGGTTTATAGGCGAACACCCTTTTTGGTGTCAACGCGTTTCTTGAAGTTTTTTCGACAATGGCCGTTTTTTTTGAAGCCGGCTTCCCTTTCCGGGGTATCTGACTTTGTAAACCGCGCGCGCACGCGAGGGGCGCCCGCAAACAGCCTCAATCGACGCCCACAGCCTGCCCTGCCGGGCTATGCCCGCATTGATTCCAGTCCGAGTCGGGGGCATGGTCGGCCATGGCGTCGAGGCGTGCGGGCCTCTCGGTCTCTGCGACGTCCGGTTCGGCCGGGCGCAGCAGCGTGTTTCAGGCTTGCAGGACGACGGACCAAGACGACGGACGATGAACGCCCATCCCGAATTCACCACGCCGGCCGAGCCGCTTTCGCCTGAAGCCACCGCGCTTCTCGTCGATCTCGGCATCGAGCCGCCGATCCGGCCCGATGGCGGCTCGCAGCCGGTTCTCGATCGGCGCGGCATCTCGCTGCGCTGGCTGGCGGCCTGTATGCTGGTCGGATCCTGCGGCGCGGCGCTGCTCGGCGCCGCGATCCTGGTAGCGGTACGTGGCGACACCAGCTTCCCGGAACAGCCCGAAACGGCCAGCGCGCGCGCGTCTTCGGCGGCCGGCGCGGGTGACGGCGCCCGCAAGGCCGACAAGCTCGTCGCAGACCAGCCGGTCATCGCCGCGCGTCATGCGGTACGGGCGCCGATGTCCCAGCGCATCGGCGATCGCGAGGTCATCCGGGTGCGGCCCTTCGTGCGGCTGGCCTCGAACCTCTCTCTGACGACCGGCGTCTACGCGACCAATATTCCACCGTTCAACCCGCTTCGGCTCTTCGCCGAGGGCGGGCAACCGAGCGAGCGCTATGCCGAACCGGTGATCGATGTGCCCGACGCCGACGTCACCATCGTCAAGCGGGATCTCGCCGACATCGTCATCACGAACGGCAGGGCGGTGCTCGGCGACGCCGAGGTCGTCACTCAGATCGAGGAAGAGCGTGCCAACCTCGCAGCGGCGGGCCGGCAGCGACCCTTGCCGATCCCGCCCCAGCTGATGCTGAGCCGGACGTTGAACGGCAATACGGGCGCAGCCAGCGATCTTCTGGCCTACGCCCCGGCGACGGACACGCGCTTCTCGGGTATCGAGGTGCGCGTCGTCCCGGAGAACGTCACCAACGCGCTCAAGACCCCGATCGCCGCCTCGCGTGAGCCGCTCGTCGAGGACAAGCTCCTGATGACCAAGCGCGGCGAGAATTTCGAGCAGGTGATGCGTGCCGCCGGCGCCAGCCCGGACCAGATCCGCGGCATGATCCAGGCCTTCAGCGGTCGGGTTCGCGTCACCGCCTTGCCCGACGGCCAGGTTTTGCAGGCCTTGTTCGCGCCGGGCCCGCAGCCCGGCGATCCCCGCCAGATCGTGCGCGTCTCCCTCCTCGCAAACGGCCAGCCCGAATCGACGGTTGCGATCAACGACAAGGGCGTCTTCGTTCCCGTCTCGCTGCAGAAGCAGGAGGTCGCCGGCCCGATGCGGCCTCAGCGCAAACCCGCGCAAAGCGACGACGAGGAGGAGGACGACGAGGAAGGCACCGGCGCGCGGCTGTACGAGAGCCTCTACGAGACCGGCCTGCGCCACGAGGTGCCGCGTCCGATGATCGACGAACTCGTGCGCATCTTCTCCTACGACCTCGACTTCCAGCAGCGCGTCCGGACCGGAGACAATCTCGAGATCGTCTTCACCGAGGACGACGAAGGCGAGCGCGGCGAGATTCTGTCGGCTGCATTGACGATCGGAGGCGAGACCCGCCGCGTCTTCCGCTACCAGGCGCCCGAGGACGGGCTGATCGAATATTTCGACGAGGAAGGAAAGTCGCTGAAGAAATTCCTGCTGCGCAAGCCGATCGCCGATGGCGAGATGCGCTCGGGCTTTGGTATGCGCTACCACCCGATCATGCGCTATTCCAAGATGCATACCGGCGTAGACTGGGCCAATCGCATCGGCACTCCGATCCTGGCGGCCGGCAACGGCACCGTGATCAGTGCGGGCTGGTCCTCGGGCTACGGCAAGCACACCGAGATCCAGCACGCCAACGGCTATGTCACGACCTATTCGCACCAGTCCAATTTCGCCAACGGCATCGTGCCGGGCGCCAAGGTGCGGCAGGGTCAGGTCATCGGCTATCTCGGCTCGACCGGCCTCTCGACCGGTCCGCATCTGCATTACGAGGTCAAGGTCAACGACAACTTCGTCAACCCGATGAAGATCCGCGTGCCGCGTGGCCGCGAGCTTGAGGGCCGTACGCTCGCCGAGTTCAAGCGCCAGCGCGATACCATCCAGGAGCTCAATGTACGTGCCGGAGGGGCGCTCGCGCAGTTGCGCTGAGCGCATGACGATGACGGCCGGCACGTGTCATCGAGCGCCCGGCGCTTGACTCGCGGCAGGGCGACGGCGCAGGGGGCTTGTAACCACCCTTCCAGCGCCGCGAGTTCAGGCCCATGCTCGCCTCCCTTCTCATCGTCTTTCCGGTCTTCGGCCTGATCGCGATCGGCTATGCCGCGCGCTGGACCAGGCTGCTGCGCGAGACGACCGGCGAGGGCCTGTCCGACTTCGTCTTCGTGCTGGCGGTGCCTTGCCTGCTGTTCAGGACGTTGGCGAAAGCCGACATCCCCGCCGCCCAGCCCTGGGGCTACTGGATCGCCTATTTCGCCGGCCTTACGGTGGTCTGGGCCCTGGCGATGCTGGTCGCGCATCGGATATTCGCCCGCAAGGGCCCCGAACTCGTGGTCTCGGGCTTCGCCGCGGCCCAGTCGAACACCGTCTTCGTCGGCATCCCGATGATCCTGAAGGCTTATGGCGAAGCCGGCGCCGTGCCGCTCGGACTGCTGCTGGCGGTGCATCTGCCCGTCACCATGACGGCCGCGACCATTCTCGCCGAAGGCCGGTCCGCATCCTTCGCCATGCTGGTGAAGCGCCTCTTCACCCATCCCATCATTGTGGGCATCCTGCTTGCCATGGCCGTGCGGCCGGTCATCGGCCTCGTCCCGCAGCCGATATGGACGCTGGTCGATCTTTTGGCCGGAGCCGCCGTACCCTGCGCCCTGATCAGTCTCGGCATCGCCATGCGCCGCTACGGGCTCGCCTCGGGCCTCGGCCTGCCTCTGATCCTCAGCGTGCTGAAGCTCGGCCTCCACCCGCTGATCGTCTATGTGCTGGCGACACGCGTCTTCGACATGCCCCCGCATTGGTCGGGCGTCGCCGTGCTCTTCGCCGCCTGCCCATGCGGGATCAACGCCTATCTCTTCGCCGAGCGCTACCGGCAGGGTATCGCCGATGCATCGAGTGCGATCGCGCTCTCGACCATGCTCTCGCTTTTCACCACCGCTGCCTGGCTGACTTGGCTCGGCGTCGGCTGAGGCCGCTACCCGTCATGCAAATCCAAGTCGCTTCCTGATCTCGGCTGCGGTCACACCACGCGCCCTCAGATCGGCGAGGCTTTCCGAACCGCGACTCTTGGCGAGCTTGTCTCCGCCTTCGTTCAACAGCAGCGGATGGAAATGATAGAGCGGCGTCGGCAGGCCGAGCAGACGCTGAAGCACGACATGGATATCGGTCGCGGCCTCCAGATCACGCCCCCGCACGACGTGACTGACGCCCTGCAGGGCGTCGTCGACGACGACGGAGAGATGATAGCTCGTCGGAACATCCTTGCGCGCCAGCACGACGTCGCCCCAGCGCGCCGGGTCGGCGATGACGGTTCGTTGCTGCCCGTCTTCGTCAAACACGACATAGCCGGGCGCTTCTCCGGTGGCGGCAAGCGCCCGGTCCATTGCGAGCCGCAGCACATGCGCTCCCCCTGCCGCTACCCGTCGCCTGGCATCGTCTTCGTCGAGATCGCGGCAGGTGCCCGGGTAAAGCGGCGCGCCGTCCGGATCGGCGGGCCAGGGCTGCCCCGATTGCGCCTCGCGGGCCGTAACGGCGCGCTTTACCTCTTGCCGTGAACAGAAGCAGGGATAGACCAGCCCCCTCGCCCGCAAGCGTGCCACCGCTTCCGCATAATCGGAAAAATGCTCGGATTGCCGCCGGAGCGCTCCGTCGAAGCGGATTCCGAGCCAGGCGAGATTGTCATGGATCGCCTGCTCGAACTCCGGCCGGCAGCGCTCTTTGTCGATATCCTCGATCCGCAGCAGCAGCCGGCCGCCATGCTTCGCGGTGAAGCACTGATTGGTCAGCGCCGAGAGTGCGTGCCCCAGATGCAGCCGCCCATTAGGGCTTGGCGCAAAGCGTAAGACCGGTTTGCCACCATCGGGAGAGGACGCTGCCATAGTCGCCTGTTTATGGTCTCGGCCGCCGGCCGCCAAGGCCCGAACCCCTGCTGACGAACGATGACCATGCCCCGCGATAGAGACGTGCCATGACCCTGATCACCTGCGACGCCGATCTCAAGGAAGGCATGGCGGCGCTGCTTGCGCTCCATCCTCATTGGGCTGCCATCATCGATCGCGTCGGCCTGCCGCCGCTGCGCCGCCGCGCGGACGGTTTCGAGGGCCTGGCGGCGATCATCGTCGCGCAGCAATTGTCGGTAGCGAGCGCGCGCGCCGTCTGGGCGAGGGTTGCAACCGTGTTCGATCCGCTGACACCGGAGCGCATCCTGGCCGCAAGCGACGACGATATGCGCCTCTCGGGGCTGTCGCGCCCCAAGCAGCGCACCCTGCAGGCACTGGCGACCGCTCTCCTAAACGGCGCCCTCGATCTCGACACGCTGGCCGATGCCCCGGCCGACGCCGTCCATGCCAAGATGACGGCGATCTCCGGCATCGGACCCTGGACCGCAGACATCTACCTGCTGTTCTGCCTCGGTCACCGCGACGCCTTCGCCGCGGGCGACCTCGCCATACAGGAGGCTGCAAGGCAGGCCTTCGGCCTCGCCGCCAAGCCAAAGGCCGCCGAGTTGCTGGCGCTCGCGGAGGCATGGCGGCCCTGGCGTGGCGTTGCCGCCCGCCTGCTCTGGGCCTACTACGCCGCGATCAAGGCACGCGAGGGCGTCAACGCCTGACGATTAACTCCGGGTGAGCTTCAGCGCCGTCTGCGCTGCCGTCCTCAAAAAGGCGGTGTCGCTCATCAGCGTCACCATCCTGGCACCCATCGCCAGGAAGGCTTTTGCCCGTTCGGCGCTCTGGGCATAGACCGCAACCGGCTTGTTCACCGCCGCCGCCCGCGTCACGATATGCGCGATCGCCTCGTCGACCTCCTTGGCGCCCGAATCGACGCGTGCGCCGCCCGACAGCGCGATCGACAAATCGGAGGGACCGACGAAGACGGCGTCGATGCCGTCCAGCGCCAGGATATCGTCGAGGATCGCCATCGCCTCGCGGGTCTCGATCATCGCGAAGGACAGCGAGAAGCGGTTCGCTTCCTTGAGATAGCCGTTCTGGTCGAGTCCGGAGGCGCCCAGGCCGCCATAGCTGCCCCAGCTGCGCTCGCCCATCGGCGGATATTTCGAATAGGCCGCGAAGGCCTTCGCATCGGCCATGGTGTTGATCATCGGCGCGATCACGCCCGAGGCACCGGCATCGAACAGGCGCGACACGTTCTGGAACTCACCGACCGCAATACGCGCCAGCGCCGGCTTGCCGGCCGCATTGATCAGCGGGATGGCCCGGATGACCTCGCCCAGCGTGATCGGCCCGTGCTGCATGTCCAGGGTGACGGCATCGAAGTCCTCCTGCGCCAGAATTCCGGCAATGCTCGGAGACGCGATGCCGCACCACGCCGAGACGACCGTGTCGCCCTTGGCGAGACGGTCGGCGAGAGAGGACAGGACGGTCGGTTTGGCCATGGCGCGTTCATCCGGTTTGTGGGCCCGCTCTTGGACATGGCGGGTGCGTCAGGTTGGACCGGAGAGCCCCCGAAAAGCAAACGGGCGCCCATGCGCCCGTTTCAAACACGACCTGCGTTCCAGGACGCCTTCAGCGCCCGGCCTGTATTTCCTCGGCCGCCCGGATCAGCAGCTCGGTCATGACCCTGCGGATTTCGGCATCGCCAACCTCGACGCTGCCCGCTGCGAAATCCGTCTTGACCTTGCGCACGACATCCTCGTCGCCCGCTTCCTCGAAATCGGCCACCACGACCGATTTGGCATACGCATCCGCATCCGGCCCGCTCTTGCCGAGCTTCTCGGCAGCCCACAGCCCGAGCAGCTTGTTGCGCCGGGCCGTCGCCTTGAAGCGCAGTTCCTCGTCATGGGCGAACTTGTTCTCGAAAGCATCCTTGCGCTGATCGAAAGTCGACATGCGGATCAAATCCTCTCGGGAAGTATGGCCCCATCAGGGGCTCGGAATGGTGCCGATCTGCGCCATATAGGATGAGGCGCCCGGCAGGGCCAGTCCGGAATGCGCGTCCGGCCGCTATTGGCGTAACCATCACGACAGGCTTCCACAGCGGATTTGTTGCGTTTGCGGTGCAGAAGCGCCATATAGCGGGCGCGAAGTTCGCCTCTCGGCGGCCGTCGCATCGCGCCAACCGGCTTCGCGCTCGGGCCGATTCGGGTCATTCCGCATCGGCACATCGCAAATGCCGCACGACCAGGGCCAAGATCCCGCCGCGGGGCAGCCCGCGTCCAGAGAAAGGCCGACCTTTGGATTTCCTCAAGCCACGGTACATCCCCATGAATCGCCGCCGTCGCATCTACGAAGGCAAGGCGAAAGTCCTCTATGAAGGGCCAGAGCCCGGTACGCTGATCCAGCATTTCAAGGACGACGCCACCGCCTTCAACGCCAAGAAGCATGAAGTGATCGATGGCAAGGGGGTCCTGAACAACCGCATCTCCGAGCACATATTCTCGAACCTCAACGACATCGGCGTTCCCACGCATTTCATCCGCCGGCTGAACATGCGCGAGCAGCTGATCCGCGAGGTCGAGATCATTCCGCTCGAGATCGTGGTGCGCAACGTCGCCGCCGGCTCGCTCTCCACCCGCCTCGGGCTGGAGGAAGGCACGCAGCTGCCGCGCTCGATCATCGAGTTCTATTACAAGAACGACGCGCTGAACGACCCGATGGTCTCCGAGGAGCACATCACCGCCTTCGGCTGGGCGACGCCGCAGGAGATCGACGACATCATGGCGCTGGCCATCCGTGTCAACGACTTCCTCTCCGGCCTGTTCCTGGGCGCGGGCATCCGTCTCGTCGACTTCAAGATCGAGTGCGGCCGCCTCTGGGAAGGCGAGATGATGCGCATCGTCGTCGCCGACGAGATCAGCCCCGATTCCTGCCGGCTCTGGGACATCAAGTCGAAGGACAAGATGGACAAGGACCGGTTCCGCCGCGACATGGGCGGGCTGATCGAAGCCTATACCGAAGTCGCCCGCCGCCTCGGCATTCTCGGCGAGAACGAAAAGGCCGGACCGGCCGGACCACGGCTGGTCCAGTAACGTCGCCGGGTGCCGTGAGCCTGCCTCCCCCGGAATCGACAGCTTTGAAACGGGAGCGTTCGCGCTCCCGTTTTTGCGTCGTGGCGCTGCTGCTAGGCCTCTCGCTCATCGCTGGCTGCGGTCACGACTATGGCCAGATCATCACAGAGCTTCCAGCTGATCGCGGCTGGCAACCGCTGCCGATCGGCGACTGGGTGCTGAATGACGGCATCGCCGCCAAGGCGATGGTCTTCTGCCCGCGCGAAACCTGCCTGCGCCAGGGTTTCGCCGCTCTGATCACACTGGAAGGAGGCGAGGCCGACGCGCTGGAGGGACTGCTCCGGAAGGACCCGGCCAGCCTCGCCCGGAGCTTCGCCAAGCCGCCACCGATAGACGAGACCCGCAAGAAGGCCAAAGCCAAACCGTCGCCGCCGAAGAGCAGGACGACCGTGTCGCGCTTCTCAGACGATGGCGTCGCCGGCGTGCTCGTCGAGATTCGGGCCCGCGACGCGAATGGCAAGCGCGCCGCGACCGCGATCCTCTCGGCCCGCGAGGCCGGGGCCCTCGTCGTCGCGCTCGCCGTCAGCCCCGATCCCGACGCTGCCCGCCGCGATGTCGGCGCGACCTGGCGCAGCCGCTGATTCGCGTGAAAGCACGCGAAAAGGTTGAGCCGTCTCCGATTCGCCGTTAAGCCACGCCGATCAAGCCCTTGGAGAGCCGCAATGAAAGCCCGCGTCACCGTCACCCTGAAGACCGGCGTGCTCGATCCGCAGGGCAAGGCGATCGAAGGCGCGCTGAAATCGCTCGGCATCGACGGTGTCGGCTCCGTCCGCCAGGGCAAGATCTTCGATATCGAGCTGACGGGCTCCGACAAGCCGGCAGCTGAGGCGGCGCTGAAGACGGCCTGCGAAAAGCTGCTCGCCAACACCGTGATCGAGAATTACCGCGTCGAGATCGAGGGCTGATGCCGTGAAAGCCGCCGTCATCACCTTTCCCGGCTCCAATCGCGAAGGCGACGTCACCAAGGCGCTGAAGCAGGCCGGGGCCAGCGTTTCCCATGTCTGGCACGCCGACACCGACTTGCCCGCCGGCACCGACCTCGTCGTCCTGCCGGGCGGCTTCTCCTATGGCGACTACCTGCGCACCGGCGCCATCGCGGCGCGCGCCAACATCATGGATGCGACTCGGGCCCACGCCGCTCGTGGCGGCTATGTGCTGGGCATCTGCAACGGCTTCCAGATCGTCTGCGAGGCCGGACTGCTGCCCGGCATCCTGCGGCGCAACGCCGACCTGAAATTCGTCTGCAAGCGCCAGAATCTCGTCGTCGAGCGCAACGACACGCCCTATGCGAGTGCCTATGCCAAGGGGCAGGTCATCGATGTCTGCATCGCCCATGGCGAAGGCAACTACATCGCCGACGACGAGACGCTGGCGCGGCTCGAAGGCGATGGTCTGGTGGCTTTCCGCTATGCCGACGCGGACGGCAAGGTCACTCCGGCCGGCAACCCCAACGGCTCGCTGAACAATATCGCCGGCATCTATTCGCCCGGCCTGAACGTGCTCGGCCTGATGCCCCACCCGGAGAACCTGATCGATTCGCTGACCGGCGGGACCGACGGGCGGGCGATGTTCGAGAGCCTGATGGGCGGGAAGAAGGCGGCGTAAACGCGACTGCGTTGCACACCCGCGTTGTCATTCCGGACAAGCGGCGAAGCCGCGCCGATCCGGAATCCATTATAGAGCACCGCCAGCGCCCTATAATGGATTCCGGGTCTCCGCTTCGCTCCGCCCGGAATGACAACCCGTGTTACCACTCGTCCATACGAGCTTACCGTCCCGCCACCGCCCGCGACAGCAAGCGCCCCGCCGTTTCGGCGTCGAGGGGCCCGACATGCTTTTCCAGGATCCGCCCGTCGGGACCGATGAGAAACGTCTCCGGCACGCCATAGACGCCCCACTCGATCGCGGCGCGTCCGCCACGATCGACGCCGACCGCGGAATAAGGATTGCCCAGCGCACCGAGGAAACGCCGCGCATTCTCGGCCTCGTCCTTGTAGTTCATGCCGACGACGGCGACCTTGCCCTGCTTCACAGCCGGCGATTCCGCCATCGCCACCAGAAACGGATGCTCGACCCGGCAGGGCGCGCACCAGCTCGCGAAAACGTTGACGATGGTGGCGCGGCCCTTGGCCAGATCGGCCATGGCGAAGCTCGGCACCGGCTGGCCGCTGCGCTGCAGCCCTTCGAGCGGTGCAAGCGTGATCGGCGGGGCGGGCTTGTCGATCAGGGCCGAGGGCACCTTGCTGGCATTGCCCGAAAATAGCCCCGCCACAAAAACCAGCGACAGCGCGCCGAAGAGGATCAGAGGTACCAGAAAAATCAGCGGCGAACGCTGACGCGGAGCGATTTCGACCTCGCTCATGGGGCCGCCCTGCCGGAGCGGCGCCCGGCGCCACGCCGTTCCAGGGCGTCCAGCGCCCGCGCTTGCGCCCGGTGGTCGAGCAGGATGCCGGCGATCAGCCCGCCGAGTACCACGAAGACCGCACCATACGAAGCGAGGATGAAGCCGGCATGGGGTCCAAGATCACTCATGATTGAACTTCACTCATGCTAGCACGCCCTGCAGCGCCAGCCGGTCGAGCCGCTCGGCCTCCAGAATCGTCAGCGTCCGCACGCGCCGACGCATGATCTCGGCCCGCATCGCGACGAGATGCAGCGCCAGTGCCAGCAGCGTGAAGCCCGTCGCCAAAATCAGCAGCGGCCAGAGCATGCTCGGGTGGATGGTCGGCCCACCCGCCCGGAAGACCGAGGCGGGCTGATGCAGCGTATTCCACCAATCGACCGAGAACTTGATGATCGGCACGTTGACGAAGCCGACCAGCGTCAGGATCGCAACCGGCCGGCCGGCCCGCGAGGGCTCGTCGAGCGCACGCCGGAGCGCGATGATGCCGAGATAGATCAGCAACAGCACCAGGACCGAGGTCAGCCGGGCATCCCAGACCCAGTAGGTGCCCCACATCGGCTTGCCCCAGAACGCACCGGTCAGCAGGCAGATCAGCGCGAAGCACGCTCCGATCGGCGCCGCCGCCTTCTGCGCGACATCAGCGAGGGGATGGCGCCAGACCAGCGTACCCAGCGCCGACACCGCCATCATCGTGTAGAACATCAGCGCCAGCCACGCGGCGGGCACGTGCACGAACATGATCCGGATCGTCTCGCCCTGCTGATAGTCGGCAGGCACGACGAACCAGGCGAGATAGAAGCCCACCGCGAGTAGCAGCAGTGCCGCGCCCGCCAGCCAGGGCAGGAGCAGACCTGACAGGCGCATGAAGCGCGTCGGGTTTGCAAGGTCGATCAGGCTAGCCATCGGCGAGGCTTTGCGGCCTTTTCTCGTGAAATCGTCATCAGGCGTTCAGGATGTAGCAATCGGGCTCTCTCTCGACAATGCACGGACGGCGCTTGCATCGTCGCAGCCTATTCGGCCTGCCGCAGCGCAGCCGCAGCCGCGATCGTCCCGATTACGATCGCGGCCAGCGACAGCGCGCACATGATCAGAAACGGCGTTAGGAACGGAATCGTCCCGCCGACAGCGCTGTTGGCAGACGAAACCCCGAAGATCAGCACCGGAATCGTCAATGGCGCGACCAGCACTGGCAGGATTAGTCC includes these proteins:
- the purQ gene encoding phosphoribosylformylglycinamidine synthase subunit PurQ, whose amino-acid sequence is MKAAVITFPGSNREGDVTKALKQAGASVSHVWHADTDLPAGTDLVVLPGGFSYGDYLRTGAIAARANIMDATRAHAARGGYVLGICNGFQIVCEAGLLPGILRRNADLKFVCKRQNLVVERNDTPYASAYAKGQVIDVCIAHGEGNYIADDETLARLEGDGLVAFRYADADGKVTPAGNPNGSLNNIAGIYSPGLNVLGLMPHPENLIDSLTGGTDGRAMFESLMGGKKAA
- a CDS encoding HpcH/HpaI aldolase family protein → MAKPTVLSSLADRLAKGDTVVSAWCGIASPSIAGILAQEDFDAVTLDMQHGPITLGEVIRAIPLINAAGKPALARIAVGEFQNVSRLFDAGASGVIAPMINTMADAKAFAAYSKYPPMGERSWGSYGGLGASGLDQNGYLKEANRFSLSFAMIETREAMAILDDILALDGIDAVFVGPSDLSIALSGGARVDSGAKEVDEAIAHIVTRAAAVNKPVAVYAQSAERAKAFLAMGARMVTLMSDTAFLRTAAQTALKLTRS
- a CDS encoding AEC family transporter, whose product is MLASLLIVFPVFGLIAIGYAARWTRLLRETTGEGLSDFVFVLAVPCLLFRTLAKADIPAAQPWGYWIAYFAGLTVVWALAMLVAHRIFARKGPELVVSGFAAAQSNTVFVGIPMILKAYGEAGAVPLGLLLAVHLPVTMTAATILAEGRSASFAMLVKRLFTHPIIVGILLAMAVRPVIGLVPQPIWTLVDLLAGAAVPCALISLGIAMRRYGLASGLGLPLILSVLKLGLHPLIVYVLATRVFDMPPHWSGVAVLFAACPCGINAYLFAERYRQGIADASSAIALSTMLSLFTTAAWLTWLGVG
- a CDS encoding DNA-3-methyladenine glycosylase family protein, with the translated sequence MTLITCDADLKEGMAALLALHPHWAAIIDRVGLPPLRRRADGFEGLAAIIVAQQLSVASARAVWARVATVFDPLTPERILAASDDDMRLSGLSRPKQRTLQALATALLNGALDLDTLADAPADAVHAKMTAISGIGPWTADIYLLFCLGHRDAFAAGDLAIQEAARQAFGLAAKPKAAELLALAEAWRPWRGVAARLLWAYYAAIKAREGVNA
- a CDS encoding M23 family metallopeptidase — translated: MNAHPEFTTPAEPLSPEATALLVDLGIEPPIRPDGGSQPVLDRRGISLRWLAACMLVGSCGAALLGAAILVAVRGDTSFPEQPETASARASSAAGAGDGARKADKLVADQPVIAARHAVRAPMSQRIGDREVIRVRPFVRLASNLSLTTGVYATNIPPFNPLRLFAEGGQPSERYAEPVIDVPDADVTIVKRDLADIVITNGRAVLGDAEVVTQIEEERANLAAAGRQRPLPIPPQLMLSRTLNGNTGAASDLLAYAPATDTRFSGIEVRVVPENVTNALKTPIAASREPLVEDKLLMTKRGENFEQVMRAAGASPDQIRGMIQAFSGRVRVTALPDGQVLQALFAPGPQPGDPRQIVRVSLLANGQPESTVAINDKGVFVPVSLQKQEVAGPMRPQRKPAQSDDEEEDDEEGTGARLYESLYETGLRHEVPRPMIDELVRIFSYDLDFQQRVRTGDNLEIVFTEDDEGERGEILSAALTIGGETRRVFRYQAPEDGLIEYFDEEGKSLKKFLLRKPIADGEMRSGFGMRYHPIMRYSKMHTGVDWANRIGTPILAAGNGTVISAGWSSGYGKHTEIQHANGYVTTYSHQSNFANGIVPGAKVRQGQVIGYLGSTGLSTGPHLHYEVKVNDNFVNPMKIRVPRGRELEGRTLAEFKRQRDTIQELNVRAGGALAQLR
- the purC gene encoding phosphoribosylaminoimidazolesuccinocarboxamide synthase, which gives rise to MDFLKPRYIPMNRRRRIYEGKAKVLYEGPEPGTLIQHFKDDATAFNAKKHEVIDGKGVLNNRISEHIFSNLNDIGVPTHFIRRLNMREQLIREVEIIPLEIVVRNVAAGSLSTRLGLEEGTQLPRSIIEFYYKNDALNDPMVSEEHITAFGWATPQEIDDIMALAIRVNDFLSGLFLGAGIRLVDFKIECGRLWEGEMMRIVVADEISPDSCRLWDIKSKDKMDKDRFRRDMGGLIEAYTEVARRLGILGENEKAGPAGPRLVQ
- the gluQRS gene encoding tRNA glutamyl-Q(34) synthetase GluQRS, whose amino-acid sequence is MAASSPDGGKPVLRFAPSPNGRLHLGHALSALTNQCFTAKHGGRLLLRIEDIDKERCRPEFEQAIHDNLAWLGIRFDGALRRQSEHFSDYAEAVARLRARGLVYPCFCSRQEVKRAVTAREAQSGQPWPADPDGAPLYPGTCRDLDEDDARRRVAAGGAHVLRLAMDRALAATGEAPGYVVFDEDGQQRTVIADPARWGDVVLARKDVPTSYHLSVVVDDALQGVSHVVRGRDLEAATDIHVVLQRLLGLPTPLYHFHPLLLNEGGDKLAKSRGSESLADLRARGVTAAEIRKRLGFA
- a CDS encoding DUF1476 domain-containing protein, which codes for MSTFDQRKDAFENKFAHDEELRFKATARRNKLLGLWAAEKLGKSGPDADAYAKSVVVADFEEAGDEDVVRKVKTDFAAGSVEVGDAEIRRVMTELLIRAAEEIQAGR
- the purS gene encoding phosphoribosylformylglycinamidine synthase subunit PurS gives rise to the protein MKARVTVTLKTGVLDPQGKAIEGALKSLGIDGVGSVRQGKIFDIELTGSDKPAAEAALKTACEKLLANTVIENYRVEIEG